One Punica granatum isolate Tunisia-2019 chromosome 3, ASM765513v2, whole genome shotgun sequence genomic window carries:
- the LOC116201096 gene encoding ras-related protein RHN1-like isoform X1, whose product MARPANKIINAKLVLLGDMGTGKTSMVLRFVKGQFYDNQEPTVGAAFFTQILSLAEATVKFDIWDTAGQERYHSLAPMYYRGAAAAVVVYDISSMDTFLRAKKWVQELQRQGNQNLVMALVGNKLDLDPKREVQNEDAEQFAQENGMFYLETSAKTAQNINDLFFEIAKRLARALPSRTAGITLTDEKRERKRRRFCCLG is encoded by the exons ATGGCAAGGCCGGCAAACAAGATTATTAATGCCAAGCTG GTGCTTCTCGGCGACATGGGAACAGGGAAAACAAGTATGGTCCTGAGATTCGTGAAAGGCCAGTTTTATGATAACCAG GAACCCACAGTCGGGGCAGCCTTCTTCACCCAAATATTATCATTAGCTGAAGCAACTGTGAAGTTCGATATATGGGACACAGCAGGACAAGAACGATATCACAGCTTGGCTCCTATGTATTACCGTGGAGCAGCCGCAGCAGTAGTTGTGTACGACATCTCAAGCATG GACACATTCCTTCGAGCTAAAAAATGGGTTCAAGAACTTCAAAGACAAG GAAACCAGAATTTGGTGATGGCATTGGTGGGAAACAAATTAGACCTGGATCCAAAGAGAGAAGTACAAAATGAG GATGCAGAACAATTTGCTCAAGAAAATGGGATGTTTTACCTCGAAACCTCAGCAAAGACTGCTCAAAACATTAACGATCTTTTCTTTGAGATAG CAAAGAGACTGGCCCGGGCCTTGCCATCAAGAACAGCTGGGATAACCTTAACCGATGAAAAACgtgaaagaaagagaagacgTTTTTGCTGCTTAGGGTGA
- the LOC116201096 gene encoding ras-related protein RHN1-like isoform X2 has product MPSWWVLLGDMGTGKTSMVLRFVKGQFYDNQEPTVGAAFFTQILSLAEATVKFDIWDTAGQERYHSLAPMYYRGAAAAVVVYDISSMDTFLRAKKWVQELQRQGNQNLVMALVGNKLDLDPKREVQNEDAEQFAQENGMFYLETSAKTAQNINDLFFEIAKRLARALPSRTAGITLTDEKRERKRRRFCCLG; this is encoded by the exons ATGCCAAGCTGGTGG GTGCTTCTCGGCGACATGGGAACAGGGAAAACAAGTATGGTCCTGAGATTCGTGAAAGGCCAGTTTTATGATAACCAG GAACCCACAGTCGGGGCAGCCTTCTTCACCCAAATATTATCATTAGCTGAAGCAACTGTGAAGTTCGATATATGGGACACAGCAGGACAAGAACGATATCACAGCTTGGCTCCTATGTATTACCGTGGAGCAGCCGCAGCAGTAGTTGTGTACGACATCTCAAGCATG GACACATTCCTTCGAGCTAAAAAATGGGTTCAAGAACTTCAAAGACAAG GAAACCAGAATTTGGTGATGGCATTGGTGGGAAACAAATTAGACCTGGATCCAAAGAGAGAAGTACAAAATGAG GATGCAGAACAATTTGCTCAAGAAAATGGGATGTTTTACCTCGAAACCTCAGCAAAGACTGCTCAAAACATTAACGATCTTTTCTTTGAGATAG CAAAGAGACTGGCCCGGGCCTTGCCATCAAGAACAGCTGGGATAACCTTAACCGATGAAAAACgtgaaagaaagagaagacgTTTTTGCTGCTTAGGGTGA
- the LOC116201095 gene encoding IST1-like protein, which translates to MLEGFLKPKFYKKCKTAIKLTKTRLVTIIKKRNAVEKYLKKDIVDLLNSGLDYNAYGRAEGLLIEQNMSCCYAFIEQFCGSILSNLSVMQKERECPEDCREAAPSLMFAAARFADLPELRELRSLFTEKYGTALENFANKEFVGRLKAGPPSKDVKLQLLRDVANEFSLEWDSKALEQKLFTPPPSVQEHPKNAPPEETEDDSHQWHKRERRDFQPERESEGVGSKLPYEEPKRNERSPPFHYPEEVRSRKDKEEREQEEKKQSRRPSYRNIPPPYIKATPEKEKKVAQEDKAHENEPSPDAKPKPRSVRQRRLKLPLGGEAEQSPRSANTSYSHNEVDEEDRAIDGLLMHYSKKKASPYEPSNRLKGSLRPSPLQESNFSHESSHSRRHASEKAEFGTPPTRASSLPAESTSPTESNENETEKGHHRAKSFLNEMCPGHVHPNLPDYDDLASRIAALRGR; encoded by the exons ATGTTGGAGGGGTTCTTGAAGCCCAAGTTCTACAAGAAATG TAAGACGGCAATAAAGCTTACGAAGACCCGGCTCGTGACCATAATCAAGAAGCGGAATGCGGTCGAGAAGTATTTGAAGAAGGACATTGTTGATCTTCTCAACAGCGGTCTAGATTACAACGCTTATGGTCGG GCGGAAGGACTCCTCATCGAGCAGAACATGTCGTGCTGCTATGCTTTTATCGAGCAGTTCTGCGGGTCTATTTTAAGTAACCTTTCTGTTATGCAGAAAGAGAG GGAATGCCCTGAAGACTGCAGAGAGGCCGCGCCATCTCTGATGTTTGCAGCCGCACGGTTTGCTGATCTGCCTGAACTGCGTGAGCTTCGGAGCCTATTCACAGAAAAATACGGAACCGCCCTGGAGAATTTTGCAAATAAGGAG TTCGTCGGGAGGTTGAAAGCAGGGCCTCCAAGCAAAGATGTGAAGCTTCAGTTGCTGCGGGACGTCGCAAACGAGTTCTCATTGGAATGGGATTCCAAGGCATTGGAGCAGAAGCTGTTCACTCCACCTCCTTCTGTTCAA GAGCATCCTAAGAATGCACCTCCAGAAGAAACTGAGGATGACTCGCACCAGTGGCATAAAAGAGAGAGGCGAGATTTTCAGCCAGAAAGAGAAAGCGAAGGTGTTGGTAGTAAATTACCATACGAGGAACCGAAGAGGAACGAGCGTTCACCTCCGTTCCACTATCCGGAGGAAGTTCGCAGTAGGAAAGACAAAGAAGAACGAGAACAAGAGGAAAAAAAGCAAAGCAGGAGACCTTCATACAGAAATATCCCTCCTCCTTACATTAAAGCAACACccgagaaagaaaagaaagttgCACAAGAAGATAAAGCTCATGAAAATGAACCAAGCCCAGATGCCAAACCGAAGCCAAGGTCTGTGAGGCAGAGGAGACTGAAACTGCCACTGGGTGGTGAAGCTGAACAGAGCCCGAGATCCGCAAATACAAGTTATAGTCACAATGAAGTGGATGAAGAAGATAGAGCTATTGATGGGCTGCTGATGCATTATAGTAAGAAGAAGGCGTCTCCTTATGAGCCGAGCAACAGACTGAAAGGGTCCCTCAGACCGTCACCTTTGCAAGAAAGCAACTTCTCCCATGAGTCTAGCCACTCAAGAAGGCACGCGAGCGAGAAAGCAGAGTTTGGAACCCCACCGACTCGAGCATCTTCGCTACCAGCAGAGTCCACATCCCCGACTGAGTCAAATGAGAATGAGACAGAAAAAGGGCATCATCGGGCTAAGTCGTTTCTGAACGAGATGTGTCCTGGGCATGTTCATCCTAATTTGCCTGATTACGATGACCTGGCATCGAGGATTGCAGCACTTAGAGGGAGATGA